A single Cucumis melo cultivar AY chromosome 4, USDA_Cmelo_AY_1.0, whole genome shotgun sequence DNA region contains:
- the LOC103502678 gene encoding nuclear pore complex protein GP210 isoform X2, translating to MWHLIPETEGSSHHLAHLPLKDSPLSDCGGLCGDLNIQIKLEDSGVFSDLFVVRGIEIGHEIVSVHLLEPDVKHMADKIVLTVAEAMSLEPPSPVFVLVGATVRYSLKVIRANIPQVVTLPSPHHRWSTSNSSIAHVDSDLGLTSALRFGVTAVTVEDTRVVGHIQMSALNVVMPESLHLYISPLPIVDEPVEGTERPISFANWYIVSGRQYLIQMKVFSRGPDAQEIYITESDDVQLHDNQSQCLRTYLLTNDLVPKHKWRTSRILQAISKGQGMLTASLSYYGSNYETKEVLKIIQEVFICEQVRFILDNRSGVSRNIFLPWTPSVYQEVLLKATGGCAKTSSDYKWFSSDISVVTVSASGVVQAKKSGKATVKVLSIFDSSNFDEVVIEVALPGSMMILPTFPVETVVGSYLQAAVSMQSSNGDYFYRCDAFNSHVKWKVESEFFIIQNNTWEMPVLDVLEKVELSGSSYGPPCSWASVYASGSGRTMLQATLYKEYQHFDLSLHGPILLKASLLIAAYPPLLVGHIGDGSKFGGFWVDPAPAEVNSLESLDKLHLVPGTCSNVMLRGGPHHWGQGVEFIESAEILEEEPDFGKGGIFVHQMSENYGSYQIQCQRLGTYTLRFKRGNLVGDGHPTPVIAVVLVSVTCGLPSSIVLIADEPVNKIDIIRTAIRADRGSMRLRTAPVTVANGRTIRMAAVGVSDLGEPFANSSSLHLRWELNRCESLAYWDELYGLKRSKYSWERFLTLQNESGECIVRATVTGFSDAVRDDYSAHWLDNSDNLLTDATRLQLVSTLRVHPEFTLLFFNPDLKANMSITGGSCFLDAVVNDSRIVDVIQPTPGMQCRDLALSPKGLGTALVTVYDIGLNPPLSSSAVVRVADVDWIEISSQEEISLLEQSSQVVDLAAGISDGSTFDSSQFAYMHILVHIEDQIVELVDTDDSMITGQAVVKASGFKIKAVSLGTTTIYVSILQQSGREILSKPIKIEVYAPPRVHPHNIFLLPGASYTLTVEGGPTVGTYVEFASLDNAIVNVHKSSGLLLAVSSGKSNISATFFRYGGSMICRAYGSIKVGIPSNVLLNVQNEQIGVGNEMPIYPLFPEGDAFSFYQLCKGYNWTIEDEKVLSFSSSERFSGRDYKSTSTVLDDAQSMSYMNEEIGFINMVYGRSSGITNIAVSFLCEFTSGSKVETKIFSSSASLSVIPNLPLALGVPITWILPPFYTSSKALPSSMDSYGHWESQSRKRTITYTVLRSCDKKDEDAWKNAISIHEERIKTSESNNIACIQAKDRSSGRMEIAACVRVTEVTQIRLTNQEFPFHVINLAVDTELRIPINYHDSLGNIFHEAHDVVLSYVETNYPDIVSVNYSSEDNGYIYLKARKHGRALVQVSIDKNPEKSDYILISVGALIHPQDPVIHVGSHLNFSIKGFKAQFSGRWISTNESVLSVDMLSGIAEAVGPGSTEVLFEGSNLNLRTTVTVQTGHTLSVVAPVEILTNVPFPAKGYNFSVNFRGQSGALLNDKRVLHDCRVDPPFVGYAKPWLDHDYDNSYCLFFPYSPEHLARSATKSKAMRPDISVTIYASSRESSQIFGSASALFVGGFSVMEMDKSATQLILTPDSNKTAITILGNTDVELHWHERDLVIVGPISKEESGVGGRAEYEVKAMGTKRFRDKILITLAANGQRTEIDVIYDPGEKEALETVFDTTTIWATVLGSLSLLILTITLFICYLDKPNRAQPSQPSWSLATTHTPTVTAPRTPDRSSPVISNEQSPRTPQPFVDYVRQTIDETPYYKCEGRRRFNVQNTF from the exons ATGTGGCATCTGATTCCTGAAACTGAAGGATCCTCGCATCACCTAGCTCATCTTCCCTTGAAGGATTCTCCTCTTAGTGATTGTGGTGGGTTATGTGGAGACTTGAATATTCAAATAAAACTGGAAGATAGT GGTGTATTTTCAGATCTGTTTGTTGTAAGAGGAATTGAAATTGGCCATGAAATCGTTTCTGTGCATTTGCTCGAACCGGATGTTAAGCACATGGCTGACAAGATTGTTCTGACTGTGGCAGAGGCTATGTCTCTTGAACCTCCGTCACCCGTTTTTGTCCTTGTAGGTGCTACTGTTCGTTACAGCCTTAAAGTCATTCGTGCCAACATACCCCAAG TGGTAACTTTACCGTCTCCACACCACCGATGGTCAACTTCAAACTCTTCCATAGCTCATGTTGATTCTGACCTGGGTTTAACAAGCGCTCTTAGGTTTGGAGTTACGGCTGTAACCGTCGAAGACACTAGGGTGGTTGGGCACATTCAAATGTCAGCATTAAATGTTGTCATGCCAGAATCTTTACATTTGTATATTAGTCCTTTGCCCATTGTTGATGAACCTGTTGAAGGAACAGAAAGACCTATATCTTTTGCCAATTGGTATATTGTTTCTGGTCGTCAGTATCTCATTCAAATGAAGGTTTTCTCACGAGGACCTGATGCACAAGAAATATACATCACTGAG AGTGATGACGTCCAGTTGCATGATAACCAATCCCAGTGCTTGAGAACTTATCTTTTGACCAATGATCTTGTACCTAAACACAAATGGCGAACTTCTAGAATTTTGCAAGCAATTTCAAAGGGACAAGGAATGCTGACAGCTTCACTGTCTTACTATGGTAGTAATTACGAAACAAAGGAG GTTCTCAAGATCATACAAGAAGTTTTCATTTGTGAACAAGTAAGATTCATCTTGGACAACAGAAGTGGCGTATCTAGAAACATCTTCCTACCTTGGACCCCTTCTGTTTATCAGGAGGTGTTACTTAAAGCTACCGGTG GTTGTGCTAAGACATCAAGTGACTACAAATGGTTTTCCTCTGACATAAGTGTCGTCACTGTATCTGCTTCTGGAGTTGTACAGGCAAAAAAGTCTGGGAAAGCAACTGTTAAAGTGCTATCTATTTTTGACTCATCAAATTTTGATGAG GTTGTAATTGAAGTAGCCCTGCCTGGATCAATGATGATACTTCCTACCTTCCCTGTAGAGACTGTCGTGGGGTCATATCTTCAAGCGGCTGTCTCAATGCAGTCATCAAATG GTGACTATTTCTATCGATGTGATGCTTTTAATTCTCATGTAAAGTGGAAAGTTGAAAGTGAATTTTTCATAATTCAAAATAATACATGGGAGATGCCTGTGCTGGACGTGCTAGAAAAGGTTGAGCTAAGTGGTTCTTCCTATGGCCCCCCTTGTTCATGGGCTTCTGTCTATGCTTCTGGTTCTGGTCGTACCATGCTGCAAGCCACATTGTATAAAGAATATCAGCATTTCGATCTCTCTTTGCATGGGcctattttattaaaagcatctTTACTAATTGCTGCTTATCCACCTCTCCTTGTTGGACACATTGGTGATGGTAGTAAATTTGGTGGCTTTTGGGTTGATCCGGCTCCAGCAGAAGTCAATAGTTTGGAAAGTCTGGATAAGTTACATCTTGTTCCCGGAACATGTTCTAATGTCATGCTTCGCGGTGGTCCTCATCATTGGGGTCAAGGTGTTGAATTTATTGAAAGTGCTGAAATTTTGGAAGAAGAACCTGATTTTGGCAAGGGTGGAATTTTTGTGCACCAAATGTCTGAAAATTATGGTTCATATCAAATTCAGTGCCAAAGACTAGGAACCTAT ACACTTCGTTTTAAACGTGGTAATTTGGTTGGAGATGGCCATCCGACACCTGTAATCGCAGTAGTTCTCGTCTCAGTCACATGTGGACTTCCTTCCTCAATTGTTTTGATAGCTGATGAACCTG TGAATAAAATTGACATCATACGAACTGCAATTCGAGCTGACCGGGGTTCAATGAGACTCCGCACTGCTCCTGTCACTGTGGCTAATGGCCGCACTATAAGAATGGCTGCAGTTGGTGTCAGTGATTTAGGAGAACCTTTTGCAAACTCATCTTCTCTTCATTTGAGGTGGGAACTTAACCGTTGTGAAAGTTTGGCTTACTGGGATGAGCTGTATGGTTTAAAGAGGTCTAAGTATAGCTGGGAGAGATTTTTGACCTTGCAAAATGAATCAGGAGAG TGCATTGTTCGTGCAACTGTCACTGGCTTTAGTGATGCTGTGAGGGATGATTATTCTGCCCACTGGCTTGATAACTCAGATAACCTTTTGACAGATGCAACACGCTTACAG CTTGTTTCTACTCTAAGAGTTCACCCAGAGTTCACTTTGCTGTTTTTCAATCCTGATCTCAAG GCAAATATGTCGATTACTGGAGGGAGCTGTTTCTTGGATGCTGTTGTGAATGATTCTCGTATAGTTGATGTTATTCAACCTACTCCAGGTATGCAATGCCGAGATTTAGCATTGTCACCTAAAGGATTGGGGACTGCACTTGTGACTGTTTATGACATTGGGCTCAATCCTCCACTATCATCTTCAGCTGTG GTTCGTGTTGCCGATGTAGATTGGATCGAGATTAGTTCTCAAGAAGAAATAAGCCTGCTG GAACAAAGCTCTCAAGTCGTTGATTTGGCTGCTGGGATTAGTGATGGAAGTACTTTTGACTCCTCCCag TTTGCGTACATGCATATTCTTGTACATATTGAAGATCAAATAGTTGAGCTTGTAGACACTGATGATTCTATGATTACTGGTCAAGCGGTGGTTAAAGCTTCAGGTTTCAAAATTAAAGCTGTATCACTTGGGACAACAACTATTTAT GTGAGTATTCTACAACAATCTGGACGTGAAATATTAAGCAAGCCAATAAAGATTGAAGTCTATGCACCGCCAAGAGTCCATCCCCACAATATTTTTCTACTTCCAGGTGCATCTTATACT CTCACAGTTGAAGGTGGTCCAACAGTTGGAACATACGTTGAGTTTGCTAGTTTGGATAATGCAATTGTGAATGTTCACAAATCTTCTGGACTGCTTTTGGCAGTTTCGTCAGGGAAAAGT AATATCAGTGCCACCTTTTTTCGCTATGGAGGCTCTATGATTTGTCGAGCATATGGAAGCATTAAAGTAGGAATTCCGTCCAATGTGCTGTTGAATGTACAAAATGAACAAATAGGTGTTGGGAACGAGATGCCTATTTACCCCTTGTTTCCAGAG GGTGATGCTTTTTCCTTTTATCAATTGTGCAAAGGTTACAACTGGACTATTGAAGATGAAAAG GTGTTGAGTTTTAGTTCATCGGAGCGCTTCAGTGGTAGAGACTACAAGTCTACTTCAACTGTTTTAGATGATGCTCAGTCCATGAGTTATATGAACGAGGAAATTGGTTTTATCAACATGGTATATGGAAG ATCTTCAGGCATAACAAATATTGCTGTTTCTTTCTTATGTGAATTCACTTCTGGCTCCAAAGTAGAAACAAAAATTTTCAGTTCCTCAGCATCTTTATCAGTGATACCTAATCTTCCCCTTGCTCTTGGAGTTCCAATCACCTGGATTCTTCCCCCCTTCTACACTTCAAGCAAAGCTTTGCCATCATCCATGGACTCATATGGCCACTGGGAGAGTCAGAGCCGAAAAAGAACTATAACATATACCGTATTAAGAAGTTGTGATAAAAAGGATGAAGATGCCTGGAAGAATGCCATTTCCATTCATGAGGAAAGAATAAAGACTTCAGAAAGTAACAATATTGCATGCATTCAGGCAAAGGATCGCTCTTCTGGAAGAATGGAGATTGCTGCTTGTGTCAGAGTGACAGAG GTTACCCAAATAAGGCTAACAAATCAGGAATTCCCTTTCCATGTGATCAATCTTGCTGTGGATACCGAACTCCGTATTCCAATAAACTACCATGATTCTCTAG GCAATATCTTTCATGAGGCTCATGATGTTGTCCTCTCTTACGTGGAAACTAACTACCCAGATATTGTTTCCGTAAATTACTCAAGCGAAGACAATGGATATATTTATTTGAAG GCAAGGAAGCATGGTAGAGCTCTTGTCCAAGTGTCGATTGACAAGAATCCAGAAAAGTCAGACTATATATTG ATTTCAGTCGGTGCACTAATACATCCTCAAGACCCAGTAATTCATGTTGGTAGTCATCTCAACTTCAGTATAAAAG GTTTTAAAGCCCAATTTTCTGGCCGGTGGATTTCAACCAATGAAAGTGTTTTATCTGTGGATATGCTATCTGGAATAGCTGAAGCAGTTGGTCCAGGTTCAACAGAAG TACTATTTGAAGGTTCAAATTTGAACTTACGGACAACAGTGACAGTGCAGACTGGGCACACTTTGTCCGTGGTTGCCCCAGTTGAAATTCTGACAAATGTTCCTTTCCCAGCAAAAGGATATAACTTCTCTGTGAATTTCAG AGGCCAATCTGGAGCTCTTCTAAATGATAAGAGAGTCCTGCACGACTGTAGAGTCGACCCTCCCTTTGTTGG TTACGCAAAGCCGTGGTTGGATCATGACTATGACAATTCATACTGCCTCTTTTTTCCTTACTCGCCGGAGCACTTAGCACGCTCGGCGACCAAGTCGAAGGCCATGAGACCAGATATATCTGTAACTATTTACGCTTCATCTCGAGAATCCAGTCAAATTTTTGGATCTGCTTCTGCACTCTTCGTTGGAGGCTTTTCTGTTATGGAGATGGACAAG AGTGCAACACAATTGATTCTGACTCCAGACTCGAACAAGACTGCTATAACTATCTTGGGGAATACAG ACGTTGAACTTCATTGGCATGAACGGGATTTGGTCATTGTTGGTCCTATTTCTAAAGAAGAATCTGGAGTCGGTGGTCGTGCAGAGTATGAA GTGAAAGCAATGGGAACGAAGAGATTCAGAGATAAAATTCTTATAACATTAGCCGCTAACG GTCAGAGAACAGAAATTGATGTCATCTATGACCCTGGAGAAAAAGAAGCATTGGAAACCGTCTTTGATACGACAACCATTTGGGCTACAGTACTTGGCTCTCTATCTTTGCTCATATTGACTATTACTTTATTCATTTGTTACCTGGACAAGCCTAATAGAGCTCAGCCTTCTCAGCCCTCTTGGTCTCTTGCCACTACTCATACTCCAACCGTTACAGCACCCCGCACGCCTGATCGCAGCAGCCCTGTTATCTCAAACGAACAGTCTCCTCGAACACCACAACCGTTTGTAGACTATGTGAGGCAAACAATTGATGAGACTCCATACTACAAATGTGAGGGAAGACGGAGATTCAATGTGCAAAATACCTTCTAG
- the LOC103502678 gene encoding nuclear pore complex protein GP210 isoform X3, translated as MADKIVLTVAEAMSLEPPSPVFVLVGATVRYSLKVIRANIPQVVTLPSPHHRWSTSNSSIAHVDSDLGLTSALRFGVTAVTVEDTRVVGHIQMSALNVVMPESLHLYISPLPIVDEPVEGTERPISFANWYIVSGRQYLIQMKVFSRGPDAQEIYITESDDVQLHDNQSQCLRTYLLTNDLVPKHKWRTSRILQAISKGQGMLTASLSYYGSNYETKEVLKIIQEVFICEQVRFILDNRSGVSRNIFLPWTPSVYQEVLLKATGGCAKTSSDYKWFSSDISVVTVSASGVVQAKKSGKATVKVLSIFDSSNFDEVVIEVALPGSMMILPTFPVETVVGSYLQAAVSMQSSNGDYFYRCDAFNSHVKWKVESEFFIIQNNTWEMPVLDVLEKVELSGSSYGPPCSWASVYASGSGRTMLQATLYKEYQHFDLSLHGPILLKASLLIAAYPPLLVGHIGDGSKFGGFWVDPAPAEVNSLESLDKLHLVPGTCSNVMLRGGPHHWGQGVEFIESAEILEEEPDFGKGGIFVHQMSENYGSYQIQCQRLGTYTLRFKRGNLVGDGHPTPVIAVVLVSVTCGLPSSIVLIADEPVNKIDIIRTAIRADRGSMRLRTAPVTVANGRTIRMAAVGVSDLGEPFANSSSLHLRWELNRCESLAYWDELYGLKRSKYSWERFLTLQNESGECIVRATVTGFSDAVRDDYSAHWLDNSDNLLTDATRLQLVSTLRVHPEFTLLFFNPDLKANMSITGGSCFLDAVVNDSRIVDVIQPTPGMQCRDLALSPKGLGTALVTVYDIGLNPPLSSSAVVRVADVDWIEISSQEEISLLEQSSQVVDLAAGISDGSTFDSSQFAYMHILVHIEDQIVELVDTDDSMITGQAVVKASGFKIKAVSLGTTTIYVSILQQSGREILSKPIKIEVYAPPRVHPHNIFLLPGASYTLTVEGGPTVGTYVEFASLDNAIVNVHKSSGLLLAVSSGKSNISATFFRYGGSMICRAYGSIKVGIPSNVLLNVQNEQIGVGNEMPIYPLFPEGDAFSFYQLCKGYNWTIEDEKVLSFSSSERFSGRDYKSTSTVLDDAQSMSYMNEEIGFINMVYGRSSGITNIAVSFLCEFTSGSKVETKIFSSSASLSVIPNLPLALGVPITWILPPFYTSSKALPSSMDSYGHWESQSRKRTITYTVLRSCDKKDEDAWKNAISIHEERIKTSESNNIACIQAKDRSSGRMEIAACVRVTEVTQIRLTNQEFPFHVINLAVDTELRIPINYHDSLGNIFHEAHDVVLSYVETNYPDIVSVNYSSEDNGYIYLKARKHGRALVQVSIDKNPEKSDYILISVGALIHPQDPVIHVGSHLNFSIKGFKAQFSGRWISTNESVLSVDMLSGIAEAVGPGSTEVLFEGSNLNLRTTVTVQTGHTLSVVAPVEILTNVPFPAKGYNFSVNFRGQSGALLNDKRVLHDCRVDPPFVGYAKPWLDHDYDNSYCLFFPYSPEHLARSATKSKAMRPDISVTIYASSRESSQIFGSASALFVGGFSVMEMDKSATQLILTPDSNKTAITILGNTDVELHWHERDLVIVGPISKEESGVGGRAEYEVKAMGTKRFRDKILITLAANGQRTEIDVIYDPGEKEALETVFDTTTIWATVLGSLSLLILTITLFICYLDKPNRAQPSQPSWSLATTHTPTVTAPRTPDRSSPVISNEQSPRTPQPFVDYVRQTIDETPYYKCEGRRRFNVQNTF; from the exons ATGGCTGACAAGATTGTTCTGACTGTGGCAGAGGCTATGTCTCTTGAACCTCCGTCACCCGTTTTTGTCCTTGTAGGTGCTACTGTTCGTTACAGCCTTAAAGTCATTCGTGCCAACATACCCCAAG TGGTAACTTTACCGTCTCCACACCACCGATGGTCAACTTCAAACTCTTCCATAGCTCATGTTGATTCTGACCTGGGTTTAACAAGCGCTCTTAGGTTTGGAGTTACGGCTGTAACCGTCGAAGACACTAGGGTGGTTGGGCACATTCAAATGTCAGCATTAAATGTTGTCATGCCAGAATCTTTACATTTGTATATTAGTCCTTTGCCCATTGTTGATGAACCTGTTGAAGGAACAGAAAGACCTATATCTTTTGCCAATTGGTATATTGTTTCTGGTCGTCAGTATCTCATTCAAATGAAGGTTTTCTCACGAGGACCTGATGCACAAGAAATATACATCACTGAG AGTGATGACGTCCAGTTGCATGATAACCAATCCCAGTGCTTGAGAACTTATCTTTTGACCAATGATCTTGTACCTAAACACAAATGGCGAACTTCTAGAATTTTGCAAGCAATTTCAAAGGGACAAGGAATGCTGACAGCTTCACTGTCTTACTATGGTAGTAATTACGAAACAAAGGAG GTTCTCAAGATCATACAAGAAGTTTTCATTTGTGAACAAGTAAGATTCATCTTGGACAACAGAAGTGGCGTATCTAGAAACATCTTCCTACCTTGGACCCCTTCTGTTTATCAGGAGGTGTTACTTAAAGCTACCGGTG GTTGTGCTAAGACATCAAGTGACTACAAATGGTTTTCCTCTGACATAAGTGTCGTCACTGTATCTGCTTCTGGAGTTGTACAGGCAAAAAAGTCTGGGAAAGCAACTGTTAAAGTGCTATCTATTTTTGACTCATCAAATTTTGATGAG GTTGTAATTGAAGTAGCCCTGCCTGGATCAATGATGATACTTCCTACCTTCCCTGTAGAGACTGTCGTGGGGTCATATCTTCAAGCGGCTGTCTCAATGCAGTCATCAAATG GTGACTATTTCTATCGATGTGATGCTTTTAATTCTCATGTAAAGTGGAAAGTTGAAAGTGAATTTTTCATAATTCAAAATAATACATGGGAGATGCCTGTGCTGGACGTGCTAGAAAAGGTTGAGCTAAGTGGTTCTTCCTATGGCCCCCCTTGTTCATGGGCTTCTGTCTATGCTTCTGGTTCTGGTCGTACCATGCTGCAAGCCACATTGTATAAAGAATATCAGCATTTCGATCTCTCTTTGCATGGGcctattttattaaaagcatctTTACTAATTGCTGCTTATCCACCTCTCCTTGTTGGACACATTGGTGATGGTAGTAAATTTGGTGGCTTTTGGGTTGATCCGGCTCCAGCAGAAGTCAATAGTTTGGAAAGTCTGGATAAGTTACATCTTGTTCCCGGAACATGTTCTAATGTCATGCTTCGCGGTGGTCCTCATCATTGGGGTCAAGGTGTTGAATTTATTGAAAGTGCTGAAATTTTGGAAGAAGAACCTGATTTTGGCAAGGGTGGAATTTTTGTGCACCAAATGTCTGAAAATTATGGTTCATATCAAATTCAGTGCCAAAGACTAGGAACCTAT ACACTTCGTTTTAAACGTGGTAATTTGGTTGGAGATGGCCATCCGACACCTGTAATCGCAGTAGTTCTCGTCTCAGTCACATGTGGACTTCCTTCCTCAATTGTTTTGATAGCTGATGAACCTG TGAATAAAATTGACATCATACGAACTGCAATTCGAGCTGACCGGGGTTCAATGAGACTCCGCACTGCTCCTGTCACTGTGGCTAATGGCCGCACTATAAGAATGGCTGCAGTTGGTGTCAGTGATTTAGGAGAACCTTTTGCAAACTCATCTTCTCTTCATTTGAGGTGGGAACTTAACCGTTGTGAAAGTTTGGCTTACTGGGATGAGCTGTATGGTTTAAAGAGGTCTAAGTATAGCTGGGAGAGATTTTTGACCTTGCAAAATGAATCAGGAGAG TGCATTGTTCGTGCAACTGTCACTGGCTTTAGTGATGCTGTGAGGGATGATTATTCTGCCCACTGGCTTGATAACTCAGATAACCTTTTGACAGATGCAACACGCTTACAG CTTGTTTCTACTCTAAGAGTTCACCCAGAGTTCACTTTGCTGTTTTTCAATCCTGATCTCAAG GCAAATATGTCGATTACTGGAGGGAGCTGTTTCTTGGATGCTGTTGTGAATGATTCTCGTATAGTTGATGTTATTCAACCTACTCCAGGTATGCAATGCCGAGATTTAGCATTGTCACCTAAAGGATTGGGGACTGCACTTGTGACTGTTTATGACATTGGGCTCAATCCTCCACTATCATCTTCAGCTGTG GTTCGTGTTGCCGATGTAGATTGGATCGAGATTAGTTCTCAAGAAGAAATAAGCCTGCTG GAACAAAGCTCTCAAGTCGTTGATTTGGCTGCTGGGATTAGTGATGGAAGTACTTTTGACTCCTCCCag TTTGCGTACATGCATATTCTTGTACATATTGAAGATCAAATAGTTGAGCTTGTAGACACTGATGATTCTATGATTACTGGTCAAGCGGTGGTTAAAGCTTCAGGTTTCAAAATTAAAGCTGTATCACTTGGGACAACAACTATTTAT GTGAGTATTCTACAACAATCTGGACGTGAAATATTAAGCAAGCCAATAAAGATTGAAGTCTATGCACCGCCAAGAGTCCATCCCCACAATATTTTTCTACTTCCAGGTGCATCTTATACT CTCACAGTTGAAGGTGGTCCAACAGTTGGAACATACGTTGAGTTTGCTAGTTTGGATAATGCAATTGTGAATGTTCACAAATCTTCTGGACTGCTTTTGGCAGTTTCGTCAGGGAAAAGT AATATCAGTGCCACCTTTTTTCGCTATGGAGGCTCTATGATTTGTCGAGCATATGGAAGCATTAAAGTAGGAATTCCGTCCAATGTGCTGTTGAATGTACAAAATGAACAAATAGGTGTTGGGAACGAGATGCCTATTTACCCCTTGTTTCCAGAG GGTGATGCTTTTTCCTTTTATCAATTGTGCAAAGGTTACAACTGGACTATTGAAGATGAAAAG GTGTTGAGTTTTAGTTCATCGGAGCGCTTCAGTGGTAGAGACTACAAGTCTACTTCAACTGTTTTAGATGATGCTCAGTCCATGAGTTATATGAACGAGGAAATTGGTTTTATCAACATGGTATATGGAAG ATCTTCAGGCATAACAAATATTGCTGTTTCTTTCTTATGTGAATTCACTTCTGGCTCCAAAGTAGAAACAAAAATTTTCAGTTCCTCAGCATCTTTATCAGTGATACCTAATCTTCCCCTTGCTCTTGGAGTTCCAATCACCTGGATTCTTCCCCCCTTCTACACTTCAAGCAAAGCTTTGCCATCATCCATGGACTCATATGGCCACTGGGAGAGTCAGAGCCGAAAAAGAACTATAACATATACCGTATTAAGAAGTTGTGATAAAAAGGATGAAGATGCCTGGAAGAATGCCATTTCCATTCATGAGGAAAGAATAAAGACTTCAGAAAGTAACAATATTGCATGCATTCAGGCAAAGGATCGCTCTTCTGGAAGAATGGAGATTGCTGCTTGTGTCAGAGTGACAGAG GTTACCCAAATAAGGCTAACAAATCAGGAATTCCCTTTCCATGTGATCAATCTTGCTGTGGATACCGAACTCCGTATTCCAATAAACTACCATGATTCTCTAG GCAATATCTTTCATGAGGCTCATGATGTTGTCCTCTCTTACGTGGAAACTAACTACCCAGATATTGTTTCCGTAAATTACTCAAGCGAAGACAATGGATATATTTATTTGAAG GCAAGGAAGCATGGTAGAGCTCTTGTCCAAGTGTCGATTGACAAGAATCCAGAAAAGTCAGACTATATATTG ATTTCAGTCGGTGCACTAATACATCCTCAAGACCCAGTAATTCATGTTGGTAGTCATCTCAACTTCAGTATAAAAG GTTTTAAAGCCCAATTTTCTGGCCGGTGGATTTCAACCAATGAAAGTGTTTTATCTGTGGATATGCTATCTGGAATAGCTGAAGCAGTTGGTCCAGGTTCAACAGAAG TACTATTTGAAGGTTCAAATTTGAACTTACGGACAACAGTGACAGTGCAGACTGGGCACACTTTGTCCGTGGTTGCCCCAGTTGAAATTCTGACAAATGTTCCTTTCCCAGCAAAAGGATATAACTTCTCTGTGAATTTCAG AGGCCAATCTGGAGCTCTTCTAAATGATAAGAGAGTCCTGCACGACTGTAGAGTCGACCCTCCCTTTGTTGG TTACGCAAAGCCGTGGTTGGATCATGACTATGACAATTCATACTGCCTCTTTTTTCCTTACTCGCCGGAGCACTTAGCACGCTCGGCGACCAAGTCGAAGGCCATGAGACCAGATATATCTGTAACTATTTACGCTTCATCTCGAGAATCCAGTCAAATTTTTGGATCTGCTTCTGCACTCTTCGTTGGAGGCTTTTCTGTTATGGAGATGGACAAG AGTGCAACACAATTGATTCTGACTCCAGACTCGAACAAGACTGCTATAACTATCTTGGGGAATACAG ACGTTGAACTTCATTGGCATGAACGGGATTTGGTCATTGTTGGTCCTATTTCTAAAGAAGAATCTGGAGTCGGTGGTCGTGCAGAGTATGAA GTGAAAGCAATGGGAACGAAGAGATTCAGAGATAAAATTCTTATAACATTAGCCGCTAACG GTCAGAGAACAGAAATTGATGTCATCTATGACCCTGGAGAAAAAGAAGCATTGGAAACCGTCTTTGATACGACAACCATTTGGGCTACAGTACTTGGCTCTCTATCTTTGCTCATATTGACTATTACTTTATTCATTTGTTACCTGGACAAGCCTAATAGAGCTCAGCCTTCTCAGCCCTCTTGGTCTCTTGCCACTACTCATACTCCAACCGTTACAGCACCCCGCACGCCTGATCGCAGCAGCCCTGTTATCTCAAACGAACAGTCTCCTCGAACACCACAACCGTTTGTAGACTATGTGAGGCAAACAATTGATGAGACTCCATACTACAAATGTGAGGGAAGACGGAGATTCAATGTGCAAAATACCTTCTAG